From Bacteroidia bacterium:
ATAAAGGAAATCAAGCCCGGCAACCAGCGGAATTTGCTCTTTATACTCGCTGCCAAATTTGCCGGTAATTCCAAAACCATTGGTATGCGCAATTATTCCCCCGGTCAATTCTGTAGTATAGCCGTGATGTTCAAAGTTTTGGGCCGGCAACACCTGCGGCAACAGAAGCAGTACGCCAATGAGCCACCCGACATGCCACACGCCAAATGTAGATAATGCTACTTTTCTGACCATCCGTGCAAAAATAATTTAAAAGAAGCTGGAAACCGGCAAAGTCTGAAGCGCAATGCCAGGGAGAGATCCTCCCGGGTTCAAATTAGAACGCGTTTGAGACGCTGCGGCTGCATCAAAAAGATTAGTCCGCTAATTCTTTATCGTCAATTGCGGAAGTGATCCGGGAATAGCTGATATCAAGATGGCTTAGATGCATTATGCATTCCCCGTTTTTGATGAGCAAAATTTGAGGTGATTCATGTCTCACCCCAAATGTACCTGCCACTTCCTGCGATATGGCCCGCGCTGTGATCACATTTAATTTATAGGGATGGATCTGGAGAGAAGTGAGATTCCACTTAGCTTGCAGGCGATGCAAGGCTACAGAACTTATTGAACAGCGGTGAGAGTGCTTAAAGATGAGGACAAAAGCAGAGTGGGACTGCGCTTTGATTTCTTCAATCTGTCCCGGTTCAGTGAATGGCGTCCAATCCATTACACCTGTTCCTTATCACTTTGATGAATCTCCTGCGGCTCATAGTGCAGATAATTCGGGCATTTATCCCGGTTGCATGAGGCAAACGCAAGAAGAAATAGAATTAGAAAGAATCCTGAAGTAAACCGTTTCACTTTTAGAAGGAGATAAATTTAACGGCTATAACAAGAGGCATTAAGCAAATGTTGTTAGCCCTGCTCGTTGAGTTGTTCCAGTTTGTCGCCATCTAACACGGTGGGACAACGATCTCTGCTGCAGGAGGTGAAACTTCCTGCCATAAATCCTGCGATGGCTAACACGGCAAATAACTTCTTCATTTGGATGAACTTTTTAAAGTGCTTTGTAAGTGTAAAGTAAAACATTCCGGCTTGCCCCGGTGTGGCGCGGGTTTGTCAAAAATCAATCCACATCGTTTTTAAAATCAGGGTTCAAATTCTATAACCTTACAAACGACTTAAAAACCTGACTTCTTACGTTTTTAACCCCGTTCGGCAAAGTTCAGGATTTAAATTTTTTAGCCATATCTAAATATTTTTATTAAGTTTGCCAAAATTTTTTATTTGATATGCCTTCTTCTTCTGGTGAGAACTACTTGAAAGCCATATATAAAATAGGCGAAAAAACCGAGGGAGCAATTTCCACAAACGCCATTGCTGCCCAGATGAATACCACGGCAGCCTCTGTTACCGATATGCTGAAAAAGCTGGCCGGACAGAAATTCATACTTTATAAAAAATACAAGGGCGTGCAGCTTACCCCGAAAGGTGAAATATTGGCTAAAGACCTGATACGCAAACATCGCCTGTGGGAAGTATTTCTTGTAAATAAACTGAATTTTACCTGGGACGAGGTGCATGACCTGGCCGAAGAACTTGAACATATCGGAACTGAGACGCTCGTCAATAAACTTGATGATTTCCTGGATAATCCAAAATTTGATCCTCATGGAGATCCGATACCTGACAAAAACGGCAAGTTTCATTATAGGGAACAGGTGCTCATGACCGACCTTGCCGTGGACGAAGAAGCCATAATCGTAGGGGTGCAGGATCATTCCCCGGGTTTTCTGCAATATCTTGATCAGATCAAATTAGTGCTGGGAACCCGGTTGAAGATCCGGGAACGGATTGCCTACGATAAATCCCTGTCAGTGGCACTTTCCTCGGCCCAAAGTGTCACCATCTCTTATCAGGTGGCCAAAAACCTGTTTGTTAAATCTTTACATAAAAATGAAAAATAAGCACATTTTAAAAATCTTAATGATCCCGCTGCTCCTCACGGGGCTATTCGGATGTAACGAACACGAATCCGGAAATGATAACGGCAGTGGAGAAACCCTTTACATTGTTACCACCACAGGAATGATTGCCGATGCCATTTCCAATATTGCGCGGGAAAAAGCCGTGGTAAAGGCTATTATGGGTCCAGGCGTGGATCCGCACCTATACAAGGCGGTGAGCGGTGATCTGCAATTGCTGAGAAAAGCAGACATGGTATTCTACAACGGGCTGCACCTGGAAGGCAAAATGGGTGAGGTGCTTGAGAAAATGGAGCGGGACAAACCCGTCATTGCCATTTCTGCCGGACTGACTTCGGATGAACATTTCATGGCTCCGGGACAGGAAAATACGCCTGACCCGCACATCTGGTTTGATGTCTCACTTTGGGCACAGGCAGTGGAATATGCCGGTAATATGCTTCAGGAATATGACACAGCGAACGCAGCCTTTTATAAGAAAAACATGGAAGCGTATCTCAAGGAACTCCGGGACCTCCATGAATGGACGGGTGAACAGATTGCCTCTATTCCTGAAGGCCAGCGGGTGTTAATTACTGCGCATGATGCCTTCGAGTATTTTGGCCGGGCCTATAACATTGAAGTAAAAGGACTCCAGGGTATTTCCACCGTTGCCGAACTGGGATTACAGGATCGCACCCACATGGTGGATTTCATTTATGAAAATGACATCAAAGCCATTTTTGTAGAAAGCTCCGTTCCCAGGCAGGCCATAGAAGCGGTGCAGGAGGGCGTAGAAGCCAGGGGTAAAGAAGTGAAAATTGGAGGTACTCTCTATTCGGATGCAATGGGCAGGGCCGGTACTTCCGAAGGAACCTACATTGGCATGGTGCAGGCCAATGTTAACACAATTGTTTCCGCATTAAAATAGAAAAGAATGATTACGCATGTAGAGAATCCTGCCCTCGAAGTACACGACCTTACGGCCAGCTATGACAAAAAGCCGGTGCTGTGGGATATTGACTTTACGATTCCCGAAGGTAAAATGACCGGTATTATCGGCCCGAACGGCAGCGGAAAAACAACACTGCTTAAATGCTTTATGGGCCTGCTCAAGCCTGACAGCGGCTTCGTAGAGATATTCGGGAAACCGCTGAATGCTGTCCGCCACCGCGTGAGTTACGTTCCTCAGCGCGGAGCAGTAGACTGGGATTTCCCGGCAAGCGTAATGGACGTAGCGCTCATGGGCCGCTATGGCAAGCGCGGCATCCTGAAGCGGCTGACCCGAAAGGACAGAGAGATTGCCGAAGCCAGCCTTGAAAAGGTGAACATGCAGGATTTCAGGAACCGGCAGATCTCAAAGCTTTCGGGAGGGCAGCAACAGCGGGTATTCATTGCCCGCGCACTGGCGCAGGAAGCTGACCTATACTTTATGGACGAACCTTTTGCAGGCGTAGATGCCGCAACTGAAAATTCAATAATCCAGCTTTTAAAAGAAATGCGGAAGCAAGGCAAAACCTTGATCGTGGTACACCATGATTTGCAATCGGTGATGGATTATTTTGACTGGGTGGTGCTGTTGAATACACGGCTGATCGCTTCCGGCCCCACGCAGGAAGCCTTTACCAATGACCTGCTGAAAGAAGCTTATGGCGGCAAGCTCACGCTGCTCACGAAAATTGGCGACCTGCTGAAAGAGCAGGATTTCCCTGCCCGCGAAAAAAACGAGATCATCTGATGGACCAGCTTTTCCAATTCCTGTCGTTGCAGGATTCCAATGTGCGATACGTGGTGCTGGGTTCCATTTTTCTCTGCATCGGATCAGCAGTGGTTGGCTGCTTCACCTTTCTGCGAAAAAGAGCCCTGATAGGCGATGCCGTGGCACATTCGGTGTTACCGGGAGTAGCCCTGGCATTTATGATCTTTCATACAAAACATCCGCTCGTACTTATAGGCGGAGCACTGGCCACCGGCTGGTTATCTCTGCTTTTCATTGACTTCGTTACCCGCAGAAGCCGTATTAAACCGGATGCCGCCATCGGCTTCACGCTTTCTGTATTCTTTGGTATCGGAATTTTACTGCTCACGATCATTCAGCAGTCGGGTGATGCAGGGCAAAGCGGGCTGGACAGATTCCTTTTTGGCAAAGCCGCATCACTGATGTACAGCGATGTCGTTACCTTCAGCATCGTCAGCCTGGTACTGGTCCTCGTCATCATCTTCTTTTTCCGGGAATTCACCCTTATTTCCTTTGACAGGAACCATGCACAAGCCCTGGGCCTCCCGGTTCGTATGCTTGAGTTCCTGCTCAGTACGCTTACGGTTATTGCTATTGCTACCGGCATCCAGGCAGTTGGGGTGGTGTTGATGGCAGCCTTGCTAATTTCGCCCGCTGCGGCTGCCCGCTACTGGACCAATAACCTGGTCCTGATGATTATCCTTGCTGCGCTATTTGGAGCATTTTCAGGGCTGGCAGGATCATACGTCTCCTATGTTGCGCCATCCATGCCCACAGGCCCCTGGATCGTAGTGGCACTGTCCGCGATTGCAATTTTTTCACTTCTTCTTTCCACGAAAAGAGGAATGCTGGCCCGGTATATTTCCCGACACAAGAACCGGCTGAGGATCACCAACGAAAACATCCTGAAAGCATACTATCATCTGGGTGAAAAAGATGGGGACTTTCAAAAAGGCAGAACCGTAGCCCAACTGCTGGAACAGCGCACTTTCAGGATGAAAAACCTGGAAAACGGACTGCACCGCCTGAAGCAGAAAAACCTGCTTGCAAAGCAAAACGGAACCTGGTCCATGACGGAAGAGGGAATAAAAGAAGGACAGCGCATTACCCGGTTGCATCGTCTTTGGGAACTCTACCTCACGGAGCACCTCCGCATTGCACCGGATCATGTGCATGAAGATGCTGAAGCCATTGAGCACATCATTACACCTGATATTGAAGCCCGCCTGGAAGAACTCCTCCAGTATCCCAGTAGCGATCCTCACCAAACCCGAATTCCATCCAAAACTTAATTGTTATGAAATCAGGAACTACCATGTATTTATTAAGCCGAATACAAGCCAGGGGCAGCCACACCCCCTTCGTCCCCTCCGAAAGAGTCCGGAGTCCTTCGGCCCTCGATGGAGGATTATCCTTTCGTTTGCCCGGGCGGTTATTTGTCTTTAACATCTGTTCATCATCTATTTTTCATTAAAATACAAGTAGCACCAAAAATGAAATTCCAAATTTTATTAATCAAAAAAATAAATGGTGTTTTTTAAAATGAAATTAATAATTCAAAATATTAAAATTTAAGAATAATGGATTCTTTCTGGATTATGCTGACAGGTTCATTGGTAGCCGTTACCTGCGGACTATTAGGCTGTTTTCTTATTCTCAGAAGAATGGCAATGGTGGGCGATGCCATATCTCACGCAGTGCTGCCGGGAATTGTCATTGCCTTTTTTATTTCAGGCAGCCGCACCTCGCTGCCGATGCTTGTGGGTGCCGCAGCCGTGGGATTGCTCACCACCTGGCTTATTGAAGTATTTAATAAAAAAGCACGGCTTCAAAAAGATGCTTCCATCGGCCTCACGTTTACTTCGCTTTTCGCTATAGGCGTCATTCTCATTTCCGCATTTGGAGGGAACGTAGATCTTGACCAGGATTGCGTTCTGTACGGAGAAATAGCCTATGTGCCCCTTGACCTGTGGATTACCGGCAGCGGCATTTCTCTCGGCCCTGCTCCCGTCTGGATTCTGGGCCTGGTATTCCTCCTGGTGGTGCTGATGATCGTGGCAGGATACAAAGGTCTTTACCTCACAACGTTTGACGAACAGTATGCCGCAGCGCTGGGAATTTCCACAGCTTTCTGGCACTACCTGCTGATGAGTGCGGTTTCGCTCACCACGGTAGTATCTTTTGAAAGCGTAGGCGCTATCCTGGTGGTGGCACTGCTCATCGCACCCGCTGTAACTGCTTATATGCTTACGGATGATTTCAGAAAAATGCTGTTTATTTCTGCGCTGGCCGGGATCGTTTCAGCAGTGGGCGGTTACTACCTGGCCGTGTCAATCAATGGATCCATTGCCGGAGCTATGGCAACTGTGGCAGGTTTTCTCTTTGCCCTCGCATTGCTCTTTGCCCCGCACCGCGGCATCCTTTACAAATACATGCAAAAACCCTCCGGCCCTGCCACGGTTCCCGGTTAAAACTGACAGATCAGATAAATTTCGCAAAAACCTGGAAAGCTTTTATTTACTATGAAAAACCTGTTTAATCCGGGCGATAAAAAGACATACCGCCACCAAGTGCGGGCAGCGGATACCGCAGTTTTTGAGAGCGGACCGGTGCATCCGGTGTATGCCACCTTTGCCCTGGCACGCGATGCCGAATGGGTCTGCCGCCTTTTCGTACTGGAAATGAAGGAT
This genomic window contains:
- a CDS encoding metal-dependent transcriptional regulator, encoding MPSSSGENYLKAIYKIGEKTEGAISTNAIAAQMNTTAASVTDMLKKLAGQKFILYKKYKGVQLTPKGEILAKDLIRKHRLWEVFLVNKLNFTWDEVHDLAEELEHIGTETLVNKLDDFLDNPKFDPHGDPIPDKNGKFHYREQVLMTDLAVDEEAIIVGVQDHSPGFLQYLDQIKLVLGTRLKIRERIAYDKSLSVALSSAQSVTISYQVAKNLFVKSLHKNEK
- a CDS encoding metal ABC transporter permease, with amino-acid sequence MDSFWIMLTGSLVAVTCGLLGCFLILRRMAMVGDAISHAVLPGIVIAFFISGSRTSLPMLVGAAAVGLLTTWLIEVFNKKARLQKDASIGLTFTSLFAIGVILISAFGGNVDLDQDCVLYGEIAYVPLDLWITGSGISLGPAPVWILGLVFLLVVLMIVAGYKGLYLTTFDEQYAAALGISTAFWHYLLMSAVSLTTVVSFESVGAILVVALLIAPAVTAYMLTDDFRKMLFISALAGIVSAVGGYYLAVSINGSIAGAMATVAGFLFALALLFAPHRGILYKYMQKPSGPATVPG
- a CDS encoding zinc ABC transporter substrate-binding protein, with the protein product MKNKHILKILMIPLLLTGLFGCNEHESGNDNGSGETLYIVTTTGMIADAISNIAREKAVVKAIMGPGVDPHLYKAVSGDLQLLRKADMVFYNGLHLEGKMGEVLEKMERDKPVIAISAGLTSDEHFMAPGQENTPDPHIWFDVSLWAQAVEYAGNMLQEYDTANAAFYKKNMEAYLKELRDLHEWTGEQIASIPEGQRVLITAHDAFEYFGRAYNIEVKGLQGISTVAELGLQDRTHMVDFIYENDIKAIFVESSVPRQAIEAVQEGVEARGKEVKIGGTLYSDAMGRAGTSEGTYIGMVQANVNTIVSALK
- the ytxJ gene encoding bacillithiol system redox-active protein YtxJ; this translates as MDWTPFTEPGQIEEIKAQSHSAFVLIFKHSHRCSISSVALHRLQAKWNLTSLQIHPYKLNVITARAISQEVAGTFGVRHESPQILLIKNGECIMHLSHLDISYSRITSAIDDKELAD
- a CDS encoding iron chelate uptake ABC transporter family permease subunit → MDQLFQFLSLQDSNVRYVVLGSIFLCIGSAVVGCFTFLRKRALIGDAVAHSVLPGVALAFMIFHTKHPLVLIGGALATGWLSLLFIDFVTRRSRIKPDAAIGFTLSVFFGIGILLLTIIQQSGDAGQSGLDRFLFGKAASLMYSDVVTFSIVSLVLVLVIIFFFREFTLISFDRNHAQALGLPVRMLEFLLSTLTVIAIATGIQAVGVVLMAALLISPAAAARYWTNNLVLMIILAALFGAFSGLAGSYVSYVAPSMPTGPWIVVALSAIAIFSLLLSTKRGMLARYISRHKNRLRITNENILKAYYHLGEKDGDFQKGRTVAQLLEQRTFRMKNLENGLHRLKQKNLLAKQNGTWSMTEEGIKEGQRITRLHRLWELYLTEHLRIAPDHVHEDAEAIEHIITPDIEARLEELLQYPSSDPHQTRIPSKT
- a CDS encoding metal ABC transporter ATP-binding protein, producing the protein MITHVENPALEVHDLTASYDKKPVLWDIDFTIPEGKMTGIIGPNGSGKTTLLKCFMGLLKPDSGFVEIFGKPLNAVRHRVSYVPQRGAVDWDFPASVMDVALMGRYGKRGILKRLTRKDREIAEASLEKVNMQDFRNRQISKLSGGQQQRVFIARALAQEADLYFMDEPFAGVDAATENSIIQLLKEMRKQGKTLIVVHHDLQSVMDYFDWVVLLNTRLIASGPTQEAFTNDLLKEAYGGKLTLLTKIGDLLKEQDFPAREKNEII